From the genome of Spinacia oleracea cultivar Varoflay chromosome 2, BTI_SOV_V1, whole genome shotgun sequence, one region includes:
- the LOC130467368 gene encoding uncharacterized protein codes for MPHYSVKQVYQKLVGDRPKVHWDKLVWNRLSTPKHRFIAWLTIQSRLQTTAKLASIGISNSSSCLICGQGDETHHHHLFFECSYSRQCLTELKTWLGIRTAATDLYLLYRSIRHGRSSKFRKQELSVLGLLYPYCQEYYRCFEASSEKQNSGSYA; via the exons ATGCCTCATTATTCAGTGAAACAAGTATATCAAAAGCTAGTTGGAGATAGACCTAAGGTCCATTGGGATAAACTTGTGTGGAATAGGCTCAGTACTCCCAAACACAGATTTATTGCTTGGTTGACAATACAATCCAGATTACAAACTACAGCTAAGTTAGCTAGTATTGGCATCAGCAATTCCTCTAGCTGTCTCATTTGTGGACAAGGTGATgaaactcatcatcatcatctgttTTTTGAGTGTTCTTATAGCAGGCAATGCCTGACAGAGTTGAAAACATGGCTGGGTATTAGAACTGCAGCAACTGATCTCTACCTTCTATACAGATCCATCAGACATGGCAGAAGCTCTAAGTTTAGAAAGCAG GAACTCAGTGTTTTGGGATTGTTGTATCCCTACTGTCAAGAGTACTATAGGTGCTTTGAAGCAAGCAGTGAGAAGCAGAATTCAGGCAGTTATGCCTAA
- the LOC130467369 gene encoding uncharacterized protein, which produces MTRKCEKCQKFAPKKWLIVGVDYFSKWIEAEAISAITEAQVRKFIWQNIITRFGIPRLMVFDDRKQFDNTSLQSWCKQFSIHIAYSAVCHPQSNGQAEAANKLIFNALKKRVEDEKRKFEAVIPIDISTEILRIQSYNKYDEVHGEGNDQLLSKDLYLLDEARDDARTLNAAYQQRVRKHYNRRVNATTLKVGDLVLRNATAVQKGRIHGKLSATWEGPYIIHTEKRPGTYMLRKLDGQIWKNHWNANVLKKYFVKAPSFVIQNLEKQALKQIFGFEELGQSKLLNRSSGLKNLEKQALKQIFGFEELGKPSS; this is translated from the exons ATGACGAGGAAGTGCGAGAAGTGCCAAAAATTTGCACCG AAAAAGTGGCTGATTGTGGGAGTTGATTACTtcagcaaatggatcgaagccgaagcaaTTTCGGCCATCACAGAAGCCCAAGTCcgaaaattcatctggcaaaatatcatcacaaggttcggcataccgaGGCTGATGGTCTTTGACGATAGGAAACAGTTTGATAACACTTCGCTGCAGAGCTGGTGCAAGCAATTTAGCATACACATTGCCTATTCAGCAGTGTGCCACCCTCAAAGCAACGGACAAGCCGAAGCTGCAAACAAGCTGATcttcaatgcactcaagaagagaGTGGAGGATGAAAAGAGAAA ATTCGAGGCTGTCATCCCTATAGACATCAGCACAGAAATCTTAAGAATCCAGTCGTACAACAAGTACGATGAAGTTCATGGAGAAGGCAACGATCAACTTCTTTCCAAAGATCTATACCTGCTGGATGAAGCTCGGGATGATGCCAGAACGCTGAACGCAGCCTATCAACAAAGGGTTAGGAAGCACTACAATCGAAGAGTCAATGCCACAACTTTGAAGGTCGGAGATTTGGTGCTCAGAAACGCTACAGCAGTTCAGAAAGGGAGGATCCATGGAAAGCTCTCGGCaacttgggagggaccttataTTATCCACACTGAAAAAAGACCTGGCACTTATATGCTCAGGAAACTAGATGGACAAATCtggaagaaccattggaatgccaATGTTCTCAAGAAGTACTTTGTAAAAGCACCATCCTTtgttatccaa aacttggaAAAGCAAGCTCTTAaacagatcttcggatttgaagaacttggaCAAAGCAAGCTCTTAAACCGATCTTCGGGTTTGAAGAACTTGGAAAAGCAAGCTCTTAaacagatcttcggatttgaagaacttggaAAACCAAGCTCTTAa
- the LOC130467367 gene encoding uncharacterized protein, translated as MHCHITPVSGMPRFYCTFVYAFNENSLRQVLWRDLVILNVQSPWIICGDFNCVMSVNERIGAPVRHMEIVDINNCMHGCGMEDVKCVGNLYTWNNKQQGADKVFSKLDRILGNAAWFDCYPSAEACFHPEGHFDHSPSLLTVYPRVNGGRKPFKYFTMWKTSPRFNTIVTDAWNTPINGSKMFCVVSKLKKVKGVLKDLNKTSFSDVQAADLSAYHAMIAAQEAMHLAPTDHTLADLEL; from the coding sequence ATGCATTGTCACATCACCCCTGTAAGTGGTATGCCTAGATTCTACTGCACATTTGTCTATGCTTTTAATGAGAACAGTTTAAGGCAAGTCTTATGGAGAGATTTAGTAATATTGAATGTTCAGAGTCCCTGGATTATCTGTGGGGATTTTAACTGTGTCATGTCAGTGAATGAAAGAATTGGTGCTCCTGTCAGGCATATGGAAATTGTTGACATCAATAATTGTATGCATGGATGTGGAATGGAGGATGTTAAATGTGTGGGAAATCTCTACACTTGGAATAATAAACAACAAGGGGCAGACAAAGTTTTTTCAAAACTTGACAGAATTCTTGGCAATGCTGCTTGGTTTGATTGTTATCCTTCTGCAGAAGCTTGCTTTCACCCAGAAGGCCATTTTGATCATTCTCCTAGTCTTTTGACTGTGTATCCCAGGGTTAATGGAGGAAGAAAACCATTTAAATACTTTACAATGTGGAAAACATCTCCCAGATTCAATACAATTGTGACTGATGCTTGGAACACTCCTATCAATGGTAGTAAAATGTTCTGTGTGGTGAGTAAACTCAAGAAGGTTAAGGGTGTTCTTAAGGATCTAAATAAAACTAGTTTTTCAGATGTTCAAGCTGCTGATCTTAGTGCTTATCATGCAATGATAGCTGCTCAAGAAGCTATGCATTTAGCTCCTACAGATCACACTCTTGCAGATTTGGAATTATAG